One Oncorhynchus masou masou isolate Uvic2021 chromosome 18, UVic_Omas_1.1, whole genome shotgun sequence DNA window includes the following coding sequences:
- the LOC135503800 gene encoding NIF3-like protein 1 codes for MYLKSQFLRLRAETNCPDSGLTPSVQTLLQHATPSQSLSILQVKKRPLPGYGQGRQSVLDEPVTVAAAIQRMKSHLGLNQLRLALGAQQTLESIVSTVAVCAGSGGSVLNGVKADLYITGEMSHHEVLDSVAAGANVILSDHSNSERGFLAVFKKRLEGHLSNSVTVALSRADRDPLEVVRDSVMHR; via the coding sequence cgtgccgaaaccaacTGTCCAGACTCCGGGCTGACCCCCAGTGTTCAAACTCTGTTACAACACGCCACTCCCAGCCAGTCTCTCAGTATCCTTCAAGTAAAAAAGCGTCCGCTCCCAGGCTACGGCCAAGGGCGACAAAGTGTTTTGGACGAGCCCGTAACTGTGGCGGCAGCCATCCAGCGAATGAAATCACACCTGGGTTTGAATCAACTTCGACTGGCCCTCGGAGCCCAGCAAACTTTAGAGTCCATTGTAAGCACTGTGGCAGTGTGTGCTGGGTCCGGAGGCTCAGTATTGAATGGAGTGAAAGCAGACCTCTACATCACAGGTGAGATGTCCCATCACGAGGTCCTGGACTCCGTCGCTGCGGGTGCCAATGTGATCCTCAGTGACCATAGCAACAGCGAGCGTGGTTTCCTGGCCGTGTTCAAGAAGAGGCTGGAAGGGCATCTGTCCAACTCTGTTACCGTGGCGCTGTCACGGGCTGACAGGGACCCCCTGGAggtggtcagagattctgtcatgcataggtga